In the genome of Chaetodon trifascialis isolate fChaTrf1 chromosome 21, fChaTrf1.hap1, whole genome shotgun sequence, the window TGGCGCAGACCAATGGCCAAGCTGTTGAGTTTGGCTGGAGACAAGCTTAGACGCTTTAGCATGGCTGGTGGCAAATGGcctgtggagaggagggagagtgaCGTCACACGTTCAGGTGATATGGATCAAACTCTAATTAACTAAAGAAATCCATAGAGAGGGAAAGTGACTGTCGCCCTCTGGTGGAGAGATATGAATTGAGCAGTACAGTTGGAAGTTTTTTACAAAATCATCTCTTAGATAAATTTATGCTGCAATATTAAGAAAGCAACAATTAGATCTGTCTGTTGGTAAAGAATATATGAGCTGATGAGTCCACACTGCTGCAAACTCTGCTGATATCACCCCTACATCTGCTCAAAACCTGACTCAGTGTGACCCTGTTACCTGTATTTGCAGCCAGGTCCATGTCCATTTTGTTGGCAGCCAGaatctcttccttcctctcaatCAACAGCTCTGCTAGATGACAGATGATCTCACTCCTCTGTCAACACAGTCAACCGAATAAAGGCAGGATGAGCATGTAGCACATCTACCCACAAGAGGTCAGTGTTTCTCTGTATCTGATAAAAGGTAATCTTAGGATTAACCTTTGAAATGATGAGTGTTTATACCCTGTATCAACATATTTTTACAGATTAACTGAAATCCATGatacaatatatttaaaataatgtGCCACCTGGTCTGGGTGCAGGGATGCCAGGGTTCTTCCACAGTTTCGTGCcatttctgtctgctcctccaCAGTTGGGCCTGGTGAGGGGGTCAGGGATAGGACAGTTTATTAGGTTCACGTAGCctaaactaatgcagtctaataaaGCAGAGCTACAAAAGATCCTACCGTCATGAAGGCTATAAGGTTCAGTTTTGGTTGGACTGTTTAAGAAAGGTGCTCATTCACCTGTATGATCATTTTagaggctgtagtttgtggtgctgttgtcTCGTAATTGGGTAATGGTGTACCTCATAAACTGGTGACTGAGTGTGTaaaacaccagcagctgcagctttaacatgGCTGCAATAATACTCATGTGAGAAGAGGCTGAGAGAAACAGCATGCAGCCCAGGTGAACCCACCGGCAGGTTTGATCTCGGAGAAGAAGGTTCCCACCTTCTTGCCCTCCACGATGTCAGTGATGACATGACCTGTTACTTTGGGGTGGGTCCCATTTGCAATGACCACCGAGGTGCCACCTTGCAGGGCCCAGAGGGCAGCCTTGacctgcaggaaaacacagagaaacatgcaATTTTAAAAACTCTTTACTTCTTCATAGGATAAGCAACATAATGTCAAACCATATTTTATCTTAGATGTACAACTTAAAGAAGCAGGACAATATTCTATATTTTCTTTGTGAACACAGGTAAAAAAACGGCAACATGAACACTTGACTACAGGCCGATCAATAGAATTTTCTGTTGCAAACATGAGAAGAAGAAATTATCCATAGAACAAGAAGCTTTGCACTCTGCCTGTCCGATGAATGTCCACAAAGACAATGTCAATGAACACAGTTTTTAAACTGCGCGAATGAGGACTTTTAACATACTTTGGCCTCCATGCCTCCAATCCCAACTCTGGACTTTGTGCCATAGGTGATGGACTGCAGGTCTCCAGGGTAGAAGATGTCAATTAACTTGGCGTCATCTGTTCCGGGAGGGCTGTCGTACAGTCCTATGAAAGCAACAACTTATTTGCTCATACGTGGGTCTAAAATAAACAATGACACACAAACCTCACACTTATTGCACATCTGTTACATACTAATTCCTGGGTCATTTAACTGGCAAATCAATTTGACAGACTAATGACTCTACGGTCCACCTTCTAAATCTGACACATTCACGTGCACATACACGCCTCGTGGCAACCCCATCAGCATCAGTTTCGAACATGAAGGCAGAaggtctctgtttgtctccctcAGTTGACCCTGAGAAGGGGGGTTTATTTTTTCCCGGTGAAGAGCGCAGACAGATGGTGTTGTTATCTAACAGCTGACCCAGACTGTTGTTGTGGTAACACACATACCTTCCACGTCAGACAGTGCGATGAGCAGGTCAGCCTTCATCTCTACAGCTAGCCGCGCCGCCAGACTGTCGTTGTCCTTAATGCTGATCACCTGCAGAAGCACAAAACTGCTGATGTAAGCAGTGGCAGAAAGTCAGCCATCTGCCATTTAACCATTTGAGCCTTTTCTTAAGGGCTGATGAACAGAAGCTAATTCCTAAACGCTTGTGTACTTCAAAAACTGTCACTCTGTGGGACCAGCAGGGCAAATCTTAGGGACCCGGTGAAAGGTCCATGTTTTCATGCCAGTGCAAATTTGTCTGGACGATAAACTAAAACCTCAGACAGGCAGTCACATTAAGTCCATTTCCGTTTCCAGAATAATTACTTACAGTCGAGCATGACTGAAGTTGGcccaaaattaaaaagaaaaagcctgaCAGAGAGAGTAAAGTGAAATTATCtccaagaaaaaaagatgtgttaGTTATTTCTGCAGGAGAGCAGGTAGAGGAGGAGTCTACCTCCAGGCGTTAGTCCCAGCCCCTTCCGACAGCACCTCCAGCCCAGTGACTGCATGCACTGCCATCCATCCCCTCCTTGCATGCACATGCCATAAGGGTTGAGGGCAGAGCTGATGAGGTGAGGCAGGATGGCAGAGATGTTCGTGTGTGTGGATGATAGAAAACACTGTAGCTCATCAACAGGCCCATCTACACTGTATATACACCGTCTCTACCTTCAGCACCTCTGCTGCCATTGCTACCATCACCGCTATCAGCCTCGCCCCCCATGCTATTTGTACCCACATTTACCCCCTGCAGGTCACTGTTGGGCTCCGGCGGGGGCACCACAGCATCATTGGTGTTGATGATGGGCACGATGTTCATGCGCAGCAGCTCTTGCAGCGTGCTGTTCAGGTTCTGCCTCTTATCGTCATCATGGAAATCCAGATTTGTCACCAGGACCTGACGgcacaggagggaggagagagcggAAAATGAATACAGAGTCAAACCAACCACCGGgaaaaatgttggcattgtacgTTTCTGCAAGCGTGGAAGTACCTGTGCAGTGCAAGTGCTGTATTGGGTGAACATGGCCTCATACAGAGCCATCAGGCCGCTctgtccagctgcagcacaggccCGGGCCTCCAGCACTGGCAACGACTGCAACACAACGCAGATGTCTGATTACATCGATTCTGAAGTAAAGACATCATCCATCCAGCTTTACGCTGTAGTTTTTTACGTTAACATCAGCTCTTCTTACCATGTCTTTGAGCTGATTCTGCCCCGAGTGCAGCGCCTGTCGGACACTCTGGGACAGCAGGATCTCGTGTCTTAATCTCTGCTTGCCAAAGGCCACCGCTCCACTGGTGACAATCATCATCTCCCTGCCTTGATTCTGCAGCATGGCCACCTGGACGACAACACACCCAATTAAGACTCACCACAGCTGGACCCagagattgttttgtcagactCACTGAGGGTTCAGCTTTaaaagggaaataaaaacatcttctTAGCTTTTTAACGATCATCATTTCTGTCACAATTTATGTGACAGAAAATTCATCATTAAGGCCTTAACTGAGCCTACACAAAGTGATACAAGGTACTCCGATATGGACCTATGAGTCTGAAATAAagctgaattgaattgaattgtgtcGCCTCAAATAGAGTGGAAAAACTCAATGGGTTAAAGACATCttgaggtttgtgtgtgctaTTCACTGTTGTGAACACTGGTGTCGCTGTAATTTTATATGCTCAGGTATTAAGTtaggtgggtttttttgttgagGTCAGGTGTTTGACCCCAGAAGGGCAAACAGTTTTTTGACCGCTGTAGCACTGAAATTATTATTGGGAAGCTGTGTTTGGTCTATGGAAGAAATGGTTATTTGTCATATAGTGTACAGTAAAGCAATAAAGAAATTGTTATGCTGCAACGAATGGCCGTTGATTGTTGGAGGAGGAAGCAACACGTTACGGTTAACGGTTACGTTAATTAACCAGCGAAGCGCATCAACCAGGTCACACCGGGGTAAGACATCTCAGTAGCTAGTACTAGACTAACTCCtttaaaactgtcaaaaaacaaataaaaaaacaaactcatgggTTCATTTGCACAGAACTTGACAGAAGTGCTGTCAAAGCTTACATTCCCTGCTGATTTCTTCGCTATCCACAGATCCCAAAAGTTCTTTCATTCTTCATTTAAGGATGGTTTGTGTTGGCATTCGGCCTCACCTGCTCCACAATGGAGGCCAGCCTCCCCAGAGCCAGGCCACATTCATCGCCTCGGGTGACCACGGCGCTGCCGAGCTTGACCACGATCCTCTTGGCCTGACGCAGCTCACCGCGGTGTGCAAAGGAGCCGGCATGAGCTCGCCCCTGGGGAGCTGcatagaggaggaggatgttATTTAGTagtgttttatcatttatttcaaTGTTATACATTTGCAAATCCAAGGAGAAGCAGCTCTGGCCAATGGAATTAGATCTAATTCACaagtttacatccatgtctgtccaaaCTCATAATATACATAGTGAAGACTTTAAAGAAATGTAATAAAAGGGATGATTCTGCTGTGATTAACTTATCAGCAGATCTTGGAGGGCTAATTTGCTAAAAGTCTTCACATTAGGCACTCAGGtaggagacttttttttttttataaaatcGACTGCACTTAAAATCAGAAAGCAAAATATGAAGAAAGTGACATGGCGCCTTCAACTGCTTGAAATAAGCTCTTAAAAACAAGCTAATTTGCTGAGGTGTCAATATAGTGGTGTTTAAATTTCCACACAAAACACTCCAAACGTTGCGACACCGTGCAAACGAGGCTGTTTTTCAGGGTTTTTGTTTCATTGATTTCATGAGTGCGACAAACAGAGTAAAGCCCTCCCCTACATCCATCTGTAACCCGGGAAACCAGATAATCACAGCCTTCAAAGTGCCACATCAGCAGGGCGAGCAGAAAGGCCTGTGCTGACATTACACATCTCTGTGGAGCAATGAGGCgcatgagagagacagacagagggagggagggagaggaagggagaggccCACGACACCCTGCACAGCCCAGAGGACGTCAGAAAACTCCCTGCAGCAGGCACAACCTCTCAGTCAAAGTTTGGCTCAGTAAGTTACAACAGCTGTTTATCAGGTTTACGGCTGAAATTGACCACGTGTCTGCAGACAACAGGCTGACACAATCCTGAATTCATTCATCTAATCATAGCAGAAAACAAAGACGCTCTCGTCTTTTTAGGCTGAAACTAATTATTAACAATTAATCGTTATTTATCATCAATGAATCAATAAATCGTGCAGACTCTATAATGtcagaaaacattcaaaaacagCCTGAAGTGACTTTTTCAACTTGCTTCTTTTATCAGAGCAACATTCAaaaacattatttctttttaatttacagtaatataaaatagagaaaagcaaatgtttgcttgATTAATGGCTTCATAAATTATCAAATATGCAGCATGATTTCTTGATTAATAACTTAGTTTTTatggtctataaaatgttggaaaatggtgaaaaatgtcaatcaccgtttcccaaagcccaagatgacgtcctctgatgtcttgttttgtccacaacccaaagacaCTCAGTTTACTGCCACACAGGAGtaaagaaaatatatgtatatagttAGCAATCAATTCAATAGTtgacaactaattgattaattgttacAGTTCTAGCTGCAACAATTAATCTGCCAATTTCACTAGAGCTGGATGTGATGTcttaaaatttgttttgttttgtccaacaacACTACAAAACCTGAAAATTCTCAGCTTACTGTCTCATAACATAACATGtctcagaaaataaaaatgcagaaaatcgCCCAAACTGTGAAGCTACAACTGggaaatgtttgcatttgtgtctgtaaaatgactgaaattattTATCACATATCAGAATATATTCTGCTGGTGGCTCTAGAGGAACGCTCAGGGATCTACCAAAGGCATCTTATCttgatttttatatttattctgtCAGCTGACTCATCAAGAAATTGACCGATTGTTCCAGCAGCAGATCCTTTGCATCACACTAAAATCTGCTCTCCTCATGTGAAGATCTGGGGTAAAAACTTTGTTGTTTAACTCGTCTGTAATCCAGGCTGCTGGATGTAAACAGACTGCTCCCTCTACACGTTGTTTCCATGGGATGAAGTGTGTCACGGTGTGGCTCTGCAGCATTGCTTGCCTTGGGTCAGAGGTCTGGTGAGGAACCGGCAGACGTGTCTCTGGAAATCCAGTGAGCTCCCTGAACACAGCGTCAGCCTTGGCAGCAGCATGGTGCGTTTACTGACTTGCTATCACAAtgagacagagtgaaaacacacagacaaactgcatCAAAGACATTGAACTGTGGTATTTAACAGAGAAACGAGAGATGAGCATTATATTTAGATAATATAATCCACATGTACAGGCAAATCATACTAATCCCACTGGTTCGCTAATTAAATAAGCGTGTTTGTTCTTACTTGACCTCCTGAAGTCCCAGTTTATCTTGTCCTGTGAATGTACCTGTCCTGTGTAACGTCTTCTATAGAGTCTTTCTCATCTTCTTTAACCCTTCATTCCTTAATTTTTCACGCAAACATTTGGACAGAGGTGGGCTCTGCATGTGTACGACTCCTCCCCTGGCTCAGATAGCTGCTGATGAAACTGTCCCAGCAGTTTGCAACAACAGTAAAGCGGCCGTGTCGCTAACTTTACCGACCGTCTGTGAGCTAATTTCCGCTGCAGGTGAAGCACTGACGCTTAATTTATCGTCAGTGGTCGCGCTGATattattaaaatgttgcttttctgcACGCTCTGCCTTGTAAATTGGCGGTGAAGTGGCAGGACATGGCGTCAGGCCGGCCGGCGAAACGCGGAAGCAGAACGGAAGTGTCGTTTGAAGTctcaaatttcaaaataaaactctgccttgaaaaaagtaataaaaaataaaatgcttaaTACCTTGGTTGCTCTCTATCATTTAACCAACGCTAACTTTACATTGATACCGctaataataaaataagttATAAATTATAATTGAGAGATTTATAATTTACAGAAACATTTGACTTATATATAGATATTGTATGTTGTTGGTCACTCGTGCTTATATACATATGTTTATTAGTACAATTATTTTATTCACCCACTGTTTGTGCAAAATacttctatatttgtttttgctttctttgttcagctttgttgtctTAAGTTTTAGCTGAATGTCTATTTCCACCTTCCTGCAAATTGTGTCTTGGAACTGTGTATAAGTAAAGTGAGAGCAACGGGTTAAAATTTTAAgcgatatttatttatttattacaattTTCCTCAACATAAATTAGGTGTTTTGCTGTGAGGTGATATTTTTTATAAATAATGAGGTAAGGTATTTGGCATGTTGTTCATTAACAAACAGTATAATAGGTGCACATAATTCGAGCCTAATCAATACATAAAAAGGTTGACTAAGGTACCAATCATCATTGATAGTAAAATATAAATTCTGTATTGCCTTTCACATAATCAACGCCATATTTTACAGTGTGCGGCAATATACAGAGCCACCACAGTTTAAAACCAAATGTCTAAAGTTATTCACTCATCTATAATTATTCTTAGTTCATTAATCTGAAACTCGTGGGAAGACATGGGTCTACAGAACCTGACTGTCCTAATTATTTCTTTGATTAACTGTGCACCTTCCGTTGTGTGGCAACATCACAGGGatgcagcagtgatgaaagTTTCCTGTACCTGCACTAGCCTgctgtgacaaaatgaaaagtaacCTGGAGCAGAGTTGACTGATACCATCGGACTCCCACTGCCCCCTAGGACCACAGATAACTAAATTGGCCCCTGTCGCTCGACTAAATGTGTATTATTCTATTAtatctgtcctgttctttcctCTGTTGTCTGCTTTTACCCTTTATCTGTTCTTCTGtgttccttctcctcttcactcttTTATCTGTCCATCTGACTCAGGGGAAAGAACTGACCCTTACCTTACTCCCGGCTCCACTAATCcactaactgtgtgtgtgtgtgtgtgtgtgtgtgtgtgtgtgtgtgtgtgtgtgtgtgtgtgtgtgtgtgtgtgtgtgtgtgtatctgcacaTCCTTTTAACTTGTAGCAGGTCTGTTCATTTTGATCCCTCTGTCCTTTTGAACTGGTATACGCACTGATTTCTCCCACTATAACAAACATTGTAATTCTTGAAGCTGAACTATAATATTAATTTTGCAGTAAAACCACAGGCAGGTCAAAGTTCTCATTTATTCTGTGAAATATTTTAACATCTACTGGATGGACTGACAGAGAATTTTGtgtagacattcatggttccccCTGGATGAATCCTAtatatgttgatttttttctccagcttgaggttcacatttgtggttttgagtgaaatctCTATTAAACTATTGCagttgaactgaattgaatagCCACGAAATTTAgcacattcatgtccccctcaggataAATTACAAAAACTTTAATGATCCATTCATTCATCGTGTCTGAACTCATTAACTCCCTGGTCAAAGTGGCATGTCCAGGTGGCAGCAGAGCCACTCTAAAATAGCTGCAGATATATGTAAGCCCCCGATACTCAACCCCCACCGTCAAACTGACCAGTTATCCACTgaagaaaggcagaaaagatCAGAGGTGCTGCACTGTCTCCTCTGAAGACCAAACTTTATTGGTGGAAACGTTCTGACAAACTGGATCAAAGGGGAAGACTGCCAGAAgtaaacagaaaagcagcagcatacTCAGTGGAAAGGTTTGTTGGAAGaaaggaaaagcaggaaaagtgaGTTCCATTACTTTTCATTATCCACAGAttcatttaatgattttttttttattttattttatttttttaaatcatttatccTTTTCAAAGCTGATCCTTTGATTTGTAGCCTCCAGTCTATATTTTAATGTGGACTAAATTTCATAGAAAACCTGTTggattcatttcaaaataaaaggggAGGTTTTCTTACAGCACAAAACAGAAGAACACGGGAGAAAAATTGTCAAAAAGGGGAAGAATATGGCAAATTAGGATAAAATTGAATTGTAATGGATTAATTTACTGATGAGCATGATAACTACAACATTGCATCCAGATTAACAGGACAGTGATACGTTCATGGTTCAACATGCTGCGTGTCAACTTtcagcaacacattttctgttctcACTTACTTTTGAAtacaaaaatgcacacaaaaacaatgtgTGGCTAAGATGTTAATTAAAAGTATGAGAGTCTGGCAAAGACGTGATAAGAACGTCCAATGCTGTGTCCTCAACTGAGAAACAATAGCCCATGTGGGAGCGTTTCTCTTCTACATttaatgtgaggattttctgaCCTCTCTTACCGCACTGGTCCACTGCTGGGCTGGTGGAGGCAGCAGGGATGTGCAGTGTGGCTGGTACACGCAGGGCTGAGCTGGACTGTAGCGTCCTGGAGGAGGActggcagagaggacagagctaCATGGCCCACTGGCACAGCCTCACCCTCATCCCAGAGCATCACCACAGGTTAGTGATAATGTTGatactttaagtgcatttaGCTGATAATACTAAAGTATAtaattttacttaagtaaggttttgaatgcagcacCTGTagggatctgaatacttccacAGGCTTATGTCAAAGTACTGAGAGGCATTTTTCATACATCGTGTGTTCTTATACTGTAACAGGCCGACAGTGATGGAGGCAGAGCGCTCAGCAAAACACTGGGAGGCCAGAAGGCTCCTCCAGCGATTCCTCTCAGGGGCCATCAGCAAGAATCACCCTCATCCCAAAACCTTCTCAACCAGACGGCCCCACCAGCCCATCGCTGACCCCTCCGCCATGGAGCCGAAGGGGCGACGAGACCCAGTCTGTGCCCAGAGGGATGTATGCTGTGTGAGCGTGAGACCCAAGATCACTGTGTTAGAGACCAGTGAGAGGAAGaccgtggtgatgatgatgaagttgcCGCGATTCCTGGGCTGAAACCTTTGTTTTTGGTAAacaacaaatgcaaacacatctgtatttttgtttgcagtttcattaattttgcttgtgtttgtaaTTATATTCTTGACACAATGctctttgttgtctttgctAAAAGTATTTCATAACATAACAATACGCTTAATTTTTACGAAAATGTTCTCGTCATTATTAACTGTTgcagagggattttttttcatttttagattaATGCTCCTAAAGGGTTACAGACAGTTTTGTTTTCGTTCTAGTTGTGTTTAGATAGCTGCAACATAAGGTCAAAAGATATTACAGCTGTTCATTTTGTACATAAATTTGGACACTGGTAGAAAAGGCTGAGGTAAATAAACGTGAGGATTTCTTACAACAGCTGATTAATGTTtcttaaatacattaaaacataaaaataagatTCATGTTTATATTTCTACGTGGACGCAGCTGTAGGCCGGCCTTGATTTGCATTTGCAAATTTTTCCAGCTTTTATAATCACGTTTCTATCCAAAACCCATAAACACAG includes:
- the aldh18a1 gene encoding delta-1-pyrroline-5-carboxylate synthase; the encoded protein is MLLPRLTLCSGSSLDFQRHVCRFLTRPLTQAPQGRAHAGSFAHRGELRQAKRIVVKLGSAVVTRGDECGLALGRLASIVEQVAMLQNQGREMMIVTSGAVAFGKQRLRHEILLSQSVRQALHSGQNQLKDMSLPVLEARACAAAGQSGLMALYEAMFTQYSTCTAQVLVTNLDFHDDDKRQNLNSTLQELLRMNIVPIINTNDAVVPPPEPNSDLQGVNVISIKDNDSLAARLAVEMKADLLIALSDVEGLYDSPPGTDDAKLIDIFYPGDLQSITYGTKSRVGIGGMEAKVKAALWALQGGTSVVIANGTHPKVTGHVITDIVEGKKVGTFFSEIKPAGPTVEEQTEMARNCGRTLASLHPDQRSEIICHLAELLIERKEEILAANKMDMDLAANTGHLPPAMLKRLSLSPAKLNSLAIGLRQIAVSAQDSVGRVLRRTRVAHNLELEQITVPIGVLLVIFEARPDCLPQVSALAIASGNALLLKGGKEAANTNRILHQLTQEALSLHGVREAVQLVSTREEVEDLCRLDKMIDLIIPRGSSQLVRDIQRAAKGIPVLGHSEGICHVYVDADASIDKVINIVRDSKCDYPAACNAMETLLIHRDILRTPLFDQIIDMLRTERVKIHAGPRFASYLTFSPSEAKSLRTEYGDLECCMEVVDSMQEAVDHIHKYGSSHTEVIVTENEDTAEQFLQMLDSACVFWNASSRFADGYRFGLGAEVGISTARIHARGPVGLEGLLTTKWVLRGDGHTVADFSEHGTMKYLHENLPVGQPLAGQRDSN